One genomic window of Bradyrhizobium sp. B124 includes the following:
- a CDS encoding nodulation protein NopA has product MAGKISPSNISTAGGAAGTATAALGSAAAEVAGEAAFNRQLAALTASSTKAAERDVELRVVSTELSTVKKVADERVQ; this is encoded by the coding sequence ATGGCTGGTAAGATTAGTCCTTCTAATATCTCGACGGCGGGTGGCGCAGCCGGTACTGCTACTGCAGCCTTGGGTTCCGCCGCCGCTGAAGTTGCGGGAGAAGCGGCATTCAACAGGCAGCTCGCCGCCCTGACTGCCAGCAGCACGAAGGCTGCTGAAAGGGATGTAGAGCTTCGCGTCGTCTCGACAGAGCTCTCGACCGTCAAGAAAGTGGCCGACGAGCGGGTGCAGTAA
- a CDS encoding histidine kinase, with product MPDPLEVQHFTPTQSSNVSKTDRVVAISGPERNLLCALSYVHLACGQSAHSLALLRLVVHEHSQDIELLRILAYALISERLGEEALSVVDRLDMLDDQPSSRLPLLLLRSHALRQAGRMTEAQATFKRYVSLRGNSAPVKQ from the coding sequence ATGCCAGATCCGCTCGAAGTGCAGCACTTCACACCTACCCAGTCGTCGAATGTTTCCAAAACCGATCGGGTAGTTGCGATCTCTGGGCCCGAGCGCAATTTGCTCTGCGCGCTTTCCTATGTCCACCTTGCGTGTGGGCAGAGCGCACACAGTCTGGCCCTCTTGCGGCTCGTCGTTCACGAACATTCTCAAGACATCGAGCTGCTTCGCATCCTCGCCTATGCTCTCATCTCAGAGCGCCTCGGCGAGGAAGCGCTATCGGTAGTGGACAGGCTGGACATGCTTGATGATCAGCCATCGTCGCGTCTGCCATTACTGCTGCTGCGCAGCCATGCTCTGCGTCAGGCTGGCCGCATGACCGAGGCGCAGGCCACCTTCAAGCGCTATGTTTCCTTGCGGGGCAACTCGGCTCCGGTCAAACAATAA